A portion of the Gasterosteus aculeatus chromosome 12, fGasAcu3.hap1.1, whole genome shotgun sequence genome contains these proteins:
- the ppfibp2a gene encoding liprin-beta-2 isoform X6, with product MECDIDFHKHFAWLGKGNLHPSGNSESYQERLSRLEEDKESLILQELLHRTSLENQKQNLLGEVSYLKLKLADMEGKQGHGAERQHKAETVVNFISELQEQMCRFQREINSKIQEKKVLALEAVCPTESSAGEGSHCWLSCERTSEEVPEGPDGNTHGDSLGEASSDENQQYGCGEKSGLVKELRILKDKVEHLEDQKLQYERQLTATKAEISSLQQLLLSKNTEIESLHTQLLARPSPSAESPERDQEMERLRSGMKSLVAANDEKDRQIEELTLLLNQCKQFREVTHTARRAPPAVRSLANGRTLSSSSEEEENTVTKNSDSASAKSVDVKSEVSTSSSSSQPTSVSSAQKDSEYRTEPQTSSSSTNDLTNGALQKSGVEELRSQMPIVNSEQNVSEDSSSEIQSQRSPDGSEDGDSSKRKMEKVDDSPSPDNSPVHCGANTQPLQRAVGSPEYMKNNRSFKRLWGKLRRTQSAGLQAVDPDLSQFRRGGLRSTAGPRLTRTPESYDSSRDMNVPFSQWTKEQVCGWLEDYGLGQYVNLTRQWVENGQTLLSATPQDFEKEMGMKNPLHRKKLQLALKAFPTKVIEKSSQLDYIWVTRWLDDIGLPQYKDHFHEARVDGRMIQYLTVNDLLTLKVTSQLHHLSIKCAIHVLHANKFNPNCLRRRPGEEKQPSPSEVVQWSNHRVMEWLRAVDLAEFAPNLRGSGVHGGLIILEPRFSSETLALLLNIPPQKTLLRRHLATAFSTLVGHQATQEKREYGNATGHVPLTTTAKVKPKKLGFTQFSHLRKRKPDECADYICPIDSGAVTLNGVSRLPSTALRGCSPASDRQAAKRELVGIVAQANSPKL from the exons ATGGAGTGTGATATTGACTTCCACAAACATTTTGCCTGGCTGGGGAAG GGAAACCTCCATCCATCGGGCAATAGTGAGTCTTACCAGGAGCGGTTATCACGTCTTGAGGAAGACAAAGAATCTCTAATCCTTCAG GAGCTCCTGCATCGGACGTCACTGGAGAACCAGAAGCAGAATCTTTTGGGGGAGGTGTCCTACCTTAAACTGAAGCTGGCAGACATGGAGGGAAAGCAGGGCCATGGGGCTGAAAGGCAACACAAGGCAGAG ACTGTAGTGAATTTCATTAGTGAGCTGCAGGAGCAGATGTGTAGGTTTCAAAGGGAGATCAATAGCAAGATCCAGGAGAAAAAGGTATTGGCGTTGGAGGCGGTGTGTCCGACTGAGTCCTCGGCGGGCGAGGGCTCACACTGCTGGCTGTCCTGTGAGAGGACCTCAGAGGAGGTTCCAGAAGGGCCCGACGGGAACACACATGGAGACAGCCTGGGAGAGGCGAGCTCAGATGAAAACCAGCAGTACGGCTGCGGAGAGAAAAGT GGCTTAGTGAAGGAGCTCAGGATACTCAAGGACAAAGTGGAACACCTGGAGGACCAGAAGttacagtatgagagacaactCACAGCAACAAAG GCAGAGATCAGCAGCCTTCAGCAGCTTCTGCTCAGCAAGAACACAGAGATCGAGAGTttgcacacacagctgctggcgAGACCCTCTCCATCCGCCGAGAGCCCGGAGAGAG atCAGGAGATGGAGCGGCTCAGGAGTGGAATGAAATCCCTGGTAGCTGCCAATGATGAAAAG GACCGCCAAATTGAAGAACTCACTCTGCTCCTGAATCAGTGCAAGCAATTCAGAGAGGTCACTCACACAGCGAGACGAG CTCCACCTGCTGTTCGCTCACTGGCAAATGGCAGGACTCTGTCAAGCAgcagtgaggaagaagagaacacaGTGACGAAGAATAGTGACTCCGCCAGTGCAAAGTCTGTGGACGTAAAGTCTGAA GTTTCCACAAGCAGCTCTTCCTCCCAACCAACATCCGTCTCATCAGCACAGAAGGACAGTGAATACAG AACAGAACCTCAGACTTCATCAAGCAGCACCAATGACCTAACAAATGGAGCTTTGCAAAAG AGTGGTGTGGAGGAACTTAGGAGTCAGATGCCGATCGTGAATTCGGAGCAGAATGTAAGCGAAGACAGCAGCAGTGAAATCCAGAGCCAAAGGTCCCCAGATGGCAGCGAAGATGGAGACTCCAGCAAAA GAAAAATGGAGAAGGTTGATGACAGCCCTTCACCAGATAATTCCCCTGTTCATTGTGGTGCGAACACACAGCCCCTCCAGAGAGCTGTGGGCTCACCAGAATACATGAAGAATAACAGAAGCTTTAAGAGACTCTGGGGGAA ACTTCGAAGAACCCAGTCTGCAGGGCTCCAGGCAGTGGATCCAGACCTGAGTCAGTTTAGAAGAGGAGGACTACGGTCGACAGCAGGACCCAGACTGACCAGGACCCCTGAATCTTATGACAGTTCACG TGATATGAACGTTCCATTCAGCCAGTGGACCAAAGAGCAGGTGTGTGGCTGGCTAGAGGACTATGGACTGGGCCAGTATGTCAATCTTACCAGGCAGTGGGTTGAAAACGGACAGACGCTGCTGTCTGCCACACCTCAGGACTTTGAGAAG GAAATGGGTATGAAGAATCCACTGCACAGGAAGAAGCTGCAGCTCGCTCTGAAGGCATTCCCCACCAAAGTCATAGAGAAATCATCACAACTGGACTACATCTGGGTCACCC GCTGGTTGGATGATATCGGCTTGCCTCAGTACAAAGACCACTTCCATGAGGCCCGAGTGGATGGTCGAATGATACAATACCTCACAGTG AATGACCTCTTGACTCTGAAGGTCACCAGTCAGCTTCACCACCTCAGTATTAAATGTGCCATCCACGTTCTTCACGCCAACAAATTTAACCCCAATTGTCTCAGGCGTAGGCCAGGGGAAGAG AAGCAGCCCTCCCCCTCAGAGGTGGTGCAGTGGTCTAATCACCGCGTCATGGAGTGGCTGAGAGCGGTCGATCTGGCCGAGTTTGCTCCCAACCTACGGGGCAGCGGCGTCCACGGCGGGCTGAtt ATCCTGGAGCCTCGCTTCAGCTCGGAGACTTTAGCCCTACTTTTAAACATACCTCCTCAGAAAACGTTGCTCCGCCGCCACCTCGCCACTGCCTTCTCTACCCTGGTGGGACATCAGGCCACGCAGGAGAAGCGGGAGTACGGCAACGCCACGGGCCATGTGCCCCTGACTACCACTGCAAAGGTCAAG ccaAAGAAGCTGGGCTTCACGCAGTTCAGTCACCTCAGGAAGAGGAAACCTGATGAATGCGCGGACTACATCTGTCCCATAGACAGCGGGGCGGTGACGCTCAACGGGGTTTCTCGCCTTCCCTCCACAGCGCTCCGCGGCTGCAGCCCCGCCTCGGACCGACAGGCCGCGAAGCGGGAGCTAGTCGGGATAGTAGCTCAGGCTAATAGCCCAAAActatga
- the ppfibp2a gene encoding liprin-beta-2 isoform X4, which yields MECDIDFHKHFAWLGKGNLHPSGNSESYQERLSRLEEDKESLILQVSVLTDQVEAQWAQISNLQSSLVEHQQKLNSTEEMLQQELLHRTSLENQKQNLLGEVSYLKLKLADMEGKQGHGAERQHKAETVVNFISELQEQMCRFQREINSKIQEKKVLALEAVCPTESSAGEGSHCWLSCERTSEEVPEGPDGNTHGDSLGEASSDENQQYGCGEKSGLVKELRILKDKVEHLEDQKLQYERQLTATKAEISSLQQLLLSKNTEIESLHTQLLARPSPSAESPERDQEMERLRSGMKSLVAANDEKDRQIEELTLLLNQCKQFREVTHTARRAPPAVRSLANGRTLSSSSEEEENTVTKNSDSASAKSVDVKSEVSTSSSSSQPTSVSSAQKDSEYRTEPQTSSSSTNDLTNGALQKSGVEELRSQMPIVNSEQNVSEDSSSEIQSQRSPDGSEDGDSSKRKMEKVDDSPSPDNSPVHCGANTQPLQRAVGSPEYMKNNRSFKRLWGKLRRTQSAGLQAVDPDLSQFRRGGLRSTAGPRLTRTPESYDSSRDMNVPFSQWTKEQVCGWLEDYGLGQYVNLTRQWVENGQTLLSATPQDFEKEMGMKNPLHRKKLQLALKAFPTKVIEKSSQLDYIWVTRWLDDIGLPQYKDHFHEARVDGRMIQYLTVNDLLTLKVTSQLHHLSIKCAIHVLHANKFNPNCLRRRPGEEKQPSPSEVVQWSNHRVMEWLRAVDLAEFAPNLRGSGVHGGLIILEPRFSSETLALLLNIPPQKTLLRRHLATAFSTLVGHQATQEKREYGNATGHVPLTTTAKVKPKKLGFTQFSHLRKRKPDECADYICPIDSGAVTLNGVSRLPSTALRGCSPASDRQAAKRELVGIVAQANSPKL from the exons ATGGAGTGTGATATTGACTTCCACAAACATTTTGCCTGGCTGGGGAAG GGAAACCTCCATCCATCGGGCAATAGTGAGTCTTACCAGGAGCGGTTATCACGTCTTGAGGAAGACAAAGAATCTCTAATCCTTCAG gtgAGTGTGCTGACAGACCAGGTGGAAGCTCAGTGGGCCCAGATCAGCAATCTACAGAGTTCTCTGGTGGAGCATCAGCAAAAACTCAACTCCACAGAGGAGATGCTACAGCAG GAGCTCCTGCATCGGACGTCACTGGAGAACCAGAAGCAGAATCTTTTGGGGGAGGTGTCCTACCTTAAACTGAAGCTGGCAGACATGGAGGGAAAGCAGGGCCATGGGGCTGAAAGGCAACACAAGGCAGAG ACTGTAGTGAATTTCATTAGTGAGCTGCAGGAGCAGATGTGTAGGTTTCAAAGGGAGATCAATAGCAAGATCCAGGAGAAAAAGGTATTGGCGTTGGAGGCGGTGTGTCCGACTGAGTCCTCGGCGGGCGAGGGCTCACACTGCTGGCTGTCCTGTGAGAGGACCTCAGAGGAGGTTCCAGAAGGGCCCGACGGGAACACACATGGAGACAGCCTGGGAGAGGCGAGCTCAGATGAAAACCAGCAGTACGGCTGCGGAGAGAAAAGT GGCTTAGTGAAGGAGCTCAGGATACTCAAGGACAAAGTGGAACACCTGGAGGACCAGAAGttacagtatgagagacaactCACAGCAACAAAG GCAGAGATCAGCAGCCTTCAGCAGCTTCTGCTCAGCAAGAACACAGAGATCGAGAGTttgcacacacagctgctggcgAGACCCTCTCCATCCGCCGAGAGCCCGGAGAGAG atCAGGAGATGGAGCGGCTCAGGAGTGGAATGAAATCCCTGGTAGCTGCCAATGATGAAAAG GACCGCCAAATTGAAGAACTCACTCTGCTCCTGAATCAGTGCAAGCAATTCAGAGAGGTCACTCACACAGCGAGACGAG CTCCACCTGCTGTTCGCTCACTGGCAAATGGCAGGACTCTGTCAAGCAgcagtgaggaagaagagaacacaGTGACGAAGAATAGTGACTCCGCCAGTGCAAAGTCTGTGGACGTAAAGTCTGAA GTTTCCACAAGCAGCTCTTCCTCCCAACCAACATCCGTCTCATCAGCACAGAAGGACAGTGAATACAG AACAGAACCTCAGACTTCATCAAGCAGCACCAATGACCTAACAAATGGAGCTTTGCAAAAG AGTGGTGTGGAGGAACTTAGGAGTCAGATGCCGATCGTGAATTCGGAGCAGAATGTAAGCGAAGACAGCAGCAGTGAAATCCAGAGCCAAAGGTCCCCAGATGGCAGCGAAGATGGAGACTCCAGCAAAA GAAAAATGGAGAAGGTTGATGACAGCCCTTCACCAGATAATTCCCCTGTTCATTGTGGTGCGAACACACAGCCCCTCCAGAGAGCTGTGGGCTCACCAGAATACATGAAGAATAACAGAAGCTTTAAGAGACTCTGGGGGAA ACTTCGAAGAACCCAGTCTGCAGGGCTCCAGGCAGTGGATCCAGACCTGAGTCAGTTTAGAAGAGGAGGACTACGGTCGACAGCAGGACCCAGACTGACCAGGACCCCTGAATCTTATGACAGTTCACG TGATATGAACGTTCCATTCAGCCAGTGGACCAAAGAGCAGGTGTGTGGCTGGCTAGAGGACTATGGACTGGGCCAGTATGTCAATCTTACCAGGCAGTGGGTTGAAAACGGACAGACGCTGCTGTCTGCCACACCTCAGGACTTTGAGAAG GAAATGGGTATGAAGAATCCACTGCACAGGAAGAAGCTGCAGCTCGCTCTGAAGGCATTCCCCACCAAAGTCATAGAGAAATCATCACAACTGGACTACATCTGGGTCACCC GCTGGTTGGATGATATCGGCTTGCCTCAGTACAAAGACCACTTCCATGAGGCCCGAGTGGATGGTCGAATGATACAATACCTCACAGTG AATGACCTCTTGACTCTGAAGGTCACCAGTCAGCTTCACCACCTCAGTATTAAATGTGCCATCCACGTTCTTCACGCCAACAAATTTAACCCCAATTGTCTCAGGCGTAGGCCAGGGGAAGAG AAGCAGCCCTCCCCCTCAGAGGTGGTGCAGTGGTCTAATCACCGCGTCATGGAGTGGCTGAGAGCGGTCGATCTGGCCGAGTTTGCTCCCAACCTACGGGGCAGCGGCGTCCACGGCGGGCTGAtt ATCCTGGAGCCTCGCTTCAGCTCGGAGACTTTAGCCCTACTTTTAAACATACCTCCTCAGAAAACGTTGCTCCGCCGCCACCTCGCCACTGCCTTCTCTACCCTGGTGGGACATCAGGCCACGCAGGAGAAGCGGGAGTACGGCAACGCCACGGGCCATGTGCCCCTGACTACCACTGCAAAGGTCAAG ccaAAGAAGCTGGGCTTCACGCAGTTCAGTCACCTCAGGAAGAGGAAACCTGATGAATGCGCGGACTACATCTGTCCCATAGACAGCGGGGCGGTGACGCTCAACGGGGTTTCTCGCCTTCCCTCCACAGCGCTCCGCGGCTGCAGCCCCGCCTCGGACCGACAGGCCGCGAAGCGGGAGCTAGTCGGGATAGTAGCTCAGGCTAATAGCCCAAAActatga
- the ppfibp2a gene encoding liprin-beta-2 isoform X10, with protein MECDIDFHKHFAWLGKGNLHPSGNSESYQERLSRLEEDKESLILQELLHRTSLENQKQNLLGEVSYLKLKLADMEGKQGHGAERQHKAEGLVKELRILKDKVEHLEDQKLQYERQLTATKAEISSLQQLLLSKNTEIESLHTQLLARPSPSAESPERDQEMERLRSGMKSLVAANDEKDRQIEELTLLLNQCKQFREVTHTARRAPPAVRSLANGRTLSSSSEEEENTVTKNSDSASAKSVDVKSEVSTSSSSSQPTSVSSAQKDSEYRTEPQTSSSSTNDLTNGALQKSGVEELRSQMPIVNSEQNVSEDSSSEIQSQRSPDGSEDGDSSKRKMEKVDDSPSPDNSPVHCGANTQPLQRAVGSPEYMKNNRSFKRLWGKLRRTQSAGLQAVDPDLSQFRRGGLRSTAGPRLTRTPESYDSSRDMNVPFSQWTKEQVCGWLEDYGLGQYVNLTRQWVENGQTLLSATPQDFEKEMGMKNPLHRKKLQLALKAFPTKVIEKSSQLDYIWVTRWLDDIGLPQYKDHFHEARVDGRMIQYLTVNDLLTLKVTSQLHHLSIKCAIHVLHANKFNPNCLRRRPGEEKQPSPSEVVQWSNHRVMEWLRAVDLAEFAPNLRGSGVHGGLIILEPRFSSETLALLLNIPPQKTLLRRHLATAFSTLVGHQATQEKREYGNATGHVPLTTTAKVKPKKLGFTQFSHLRKRKPDECADYICPIDSGAVTLNGVSRLPSTALRGCSPASDRQAAKRELVGIVAQANSPKL; from the exons ATGGAGTGTGATATTGACTTCCACAAACATTTTGCCTGGCTGGGGAAG GGAAACCTCCATCCATCGGGCAATAGTGAGTCTTACCAGGAGCGGTTATCACGTCTTGAGGAAGACAAAGAATCTCTAATCCTTCAG GAGCTCCTGCATCGGACGTCACTGGAGAACCAGAAGCAGAATCTTTTGGGGGAGGTGTCCTACCTTAAACTGAAGCTGGCAGACATGGAGGGAAAGCAGGGCCATGGGGCTGAAAGGCAACACAAGGCAGAG GGCTTAGTGAAGGAGCTCAGGATACTCAAGGACAAAGTGGAACACCTGGAGGACCAGAAGttacagtatgagagacaactCACAGCAACAAAG GCAGAGATCAGCAGCCTTCAGCAGCTTCTGCTCAGCAAGAACACAGAGATCGAGAGTttgcacacacagctgctggcgAGACCCTCTCCATCCGCCGAGAGCCCGGAGAGAG atCAGGAGATGGAGCGGCTCAGGAGTGGAATGAAATCCCTGGTAGCTGCCAATGATGAAAAG GACCGCCAAATTGAAGAACTCACTCTGCTCCTGAATCAGTGCAAGCAATTCAGAGAGGTCACTCACACAGCGAGACGAG CTCCACCTGCTGTTCGCTCACTGGCAAATGGCAGGACTCTGTCAAGCAgcagtgaggaagaagagaacacaGTGACGAAGAATAGTGACTCCGCCAGTGCAAAGTCTGTGGACGTAAAGTCTGAA GTTTCCACAAGCAGCTCTTCCTCCCAACCAACATCCGTCTCATCAGCACAGAAGGACAGTGAATACAG AACAGAACCTCAGACTTCATCAAGCAGCACCAATGACCTAACAAATGGAGCTTTGCAAAAG AGTGGTGTGGAGGAACTTAGGAGTCAGATGCCGATCGTGAATTCGGAGCAGAATGTAAGCGAAGACAGCAGCAGTGAAATCCAGAGCCAAAGGTCCCCAGATGGCAGCGAAGATGGAGACTCCAGCAAAA GAAAAATGGAGAAGGTTGATGACAGCCCTTCACCAGATAATTCCCCTGTTCATTGTGGTGCGAACACACAGCCCCTCCAGAGAGCTGTGGGCTCACCAGAATACATGAAGAATAACAGAAGCTTTAAGAGACTCTGGGGGAA ACTTCGAAGAACCCAGTCTGCAGGGCTCCAGGCAGTGGATCCAGACCTGAGTCAGTTTAGAAGAGGAGGACTACGGTCGACAGCAGGACCCAGACTGACCAGGACCCCTGAATCTTATGACAGTTCACG TGATATGAACGTTCCATTCAGCCAGTGGACCAAAGAGCAGGTGTGTGGCTGGCTAGAGGACTATGGACTGGGCCAGTATGTCAATCTTACCAGGCAGTGGGTTGAAAACGGACAGACGCTGCTGTCTGCCACACCTCAGGACTTTGAGAAG GAAATGGGTATGAAGAATCCACTGCACAGGAAGAAGCTGCAGCTCGCTCTGAAGGCATTCCCCACCAAAGTCATAGAGAAATCATCACAACTGGACTACATCTGGGTCACCC GCTGGTTGGATGATATCGGCTTGCCTCAGTACAAAGACCACTTCCATGAGGCCCGAGTGGATGGTCGAATGATACAATACCTCACAGTG AATGACCTCTTGACTCTGAAGGTCACCAGTCAGCTTCACCACCTCAGTATTAAATGTGCCATCCACGTTCTTCACGCCAACAAATTTAACCCCAATTGTCTCAGGCGTAGGCCAGGGGAAGAG AAGCAGCCCTCCCCCTCAGAGGTGGTGCAGTGGTCTAATCACCGCGTCATGGAGTGGCTGAGAGCGGTCGATCTGGCCGAGTTTGCTCCCAACCTACGGGGCAGCGGCGTCCACGGCGGGCTGAtt ATCCTGGAGCCTCGCTTCAGCTCGGAGACTTTAGCCCTACTTTTAAACATACCTCCTCAGAAAACGTTGCTCCGCCGCCACCTCGCCACTGCCTTCTCTACCCTGGTGGGACATCAGGCCACGCAGGAGAAGCGGGAGTACGGCAACGCCACGGGCCATGTGCCCCTGACTACCACTGCAAAGGTCAAG ccaAAGAAGCTGGGCTTCACGCAGTTCAGTCACCTCAGGAAGAGGAAACCTGATGAATGCGCGGACTACATCTGTCCCATAGACAGCGGGGCGGTGACGCTCAACGGGGTTTCTCGCCTTCCCTCCACAGCGCTCCGCGGCTGCAGCCCCGCCTCGGACCGACAGGCCGCGAAGCGGGAGCTAGTCGGGATAGTAGCTCAGGCTAATAGCCCAAAActatga
- the ppfibp2a gene encoding liprin-beta-2 isoform X7 — translation MASNASQMLESALEQMDDIIAGEMGEGLFSALMRCGGREGKASTYTSPLTPAPLRDPALRALQLTEALRVVLQGQSSEEEHVCLRKRVSTDSAHVILKWLERDVGNLHPSGNSESYQERLSRLEEDKESLILQELLHRTSLENQKQNLLGEVSYLKLKLADMEGKQGHGAERQHKAEGLVKELRILKDKVEHLEDQKLQYERQLTATKAEISSLQQLLLSKNTEIESLHTQLLARPSPSAESPERDQEMERLRSGMKSLVAANDEKDRQIEELTLLLNQCKQFREVTHTARRAPPAVRSLANGRTLSSSSEEEENTVTKNSDSASAKSVDVKSEVSTSSSSSQPTSVSSAQKDSEYRTEPQTSSSSTNDLTNGALQKSGVEELRSQMPIVNSEQNVSEDSSSEIQSQRSPDGSEDGDSSKRKMEKVDDSPSPDNSPVHCGANTQPLQRAVGSPEYMKNNRSFKRLWGKLRRTQSAGLQAVDPDLSQFRRGGLRSTAGPRLTRTPESYDSSRDMNVPFSQWTKEQVCGWLEDYGLGQYVNLTRQWVENGQTLLSATPQDFEKEMGMKNPLHRKKLQLALKAFPTKVIEKSSQLDYIWVTRWLDDIGLPQYKDHFHEARVDGRMIQYLTVNDLLTLKVTSQLHHLSIKCAIHVLHANKFNPNCLRRRPGEEKQPSPSEVVQWSNHRVMEWLRAVDLAEFAPNLRGSGVHGGLIILEPRFSSETLALLLNIPPQKTLLRRHLATAFSTLVGHQATQEKREYGNATGHVPLTTTAKVKPKKLGFTQFSHLRKRKPDECADYICPIDSGAVTLNGVSRLPSTALRGCSPASDRQAAKRELVGIVAQANSPKL, via the exons ATGGCGTCAAATGCCAGCCAGATGTTGGAGTCTGCCTTGGAGCAAATGGATGATATTATTGCTG GCGAAATGGGCGAGGGGCTGTTCAGTGCTCTAATGCGGTGTGGTGGCCGGGAGGGCAAAGCCTCAACGTACAcatcacctttgacccctgccCCCCTCAGGGACCCGGCCCTCAGGGCTCTTCAACTGACAGAGGCCCTCAGGGTAGTGCTGCAGGGGCAGAGCAGCGAGGAAGAACACGTTTGTCTCAGGAAACGAGTCTCCACGGATTCAGCACACGTGATACTGAAATGGCTGGAGAGAGATGTG GGAAACCTCCATCCATCGGGCAATAGTGAGTCTTACCAGGAGCGGTTATCACGTCTTGAGGAAGACAAAGAATCTCTAATCCTTCAG GAGCTCCTGCATCGGACGTCACTGGAGAACCAGAAGCAGAATCTTTTGGGGGAGGTGTCCTACCTTAAACTGAAGCTGGCAGACATGGAGGGAAAGCAGGGCCATGGGGCTGAAAGGCAACACAAGGCAGAG GGCTTAGTGAAGGAGCTCAGGATACTCAAGGACAAAGTGGAACACCTGGAGGACCAGAAGttacagtatgagagacaactCACAGCAACAAAG GCAGAGATCAGCAGCCTTCAGCAGCTTCTGCTCAGCAAGAACACAGAGATCGAGAGTttgcacacacagctgctggcgAGACCCTCTCCATCCGCCGAGAGCCCGGAGAGAG atCAGGAGATGGAGCGGCTCAGGAGTGGAATGAAATCCCTGGTAGCTGCCAATGATGAAAAG GACCGCCAAATTGAAGAACTCACTCTGCTCCTGAATCAGTGCAAGCAATTCAGAGAGGTCACTCACACAGCGAGACGAG CTCCACCTGCTGTTCGCTCACTGGCAAATGGCAGGACTCTGTCAAGCAgcagtgaggaagaagagaacacaGTGACGAAGAATAGTGACTCCGCCAGTGCAAAGTCTGTGGACGTAAAGTCTGAA GTTTCCACAAGCAGCTCTTCCTCCCAACCAACATCCGTCTCATCAGCACAGAAGGACAGTGAATACAG AACAGAACCTCAGACTTCATCAAGCAGCACCAATGACCTAACAAATGGAGCTTTGCAAAAG AGTGGTGTGGAGGAACTTAGGAGTCAGATGCCGATCGTGAATTCGGAGCAGAATGTAAGCGAAGACAGCAGCAGTGAAATCCAGAGCCAAAGGTCCCCAGATGGCAGCGAAGATGGAGACTCCAGCAAAA GAAAAATGGAGAAGGTTGATGACAGCCCTTCACCAGATAATTCCCCTGTTCATTGTGGTGCGAACACACAGCCCCTCCAGAGAGCTGTGGGCTCACCAGAATACATGAAGAATAACAGAAGCTTTAAGAGACTCTGGGGGAA ACTTCGAAGAACCCAGTCTGCAGGGCTCCAGGCAGTGGATCCAGACCTGAGTCAGTTTAGAAGAGGAGGACTACGGTCGACAGCAGGACCCAGACTGACCAGGACCCCTGAATCTTATGACAGTTCACG TGATATGAACGTTCCATTCAGCCAGTGGACCAAAGAGCAGGTGTGTGGCTGGCTAGAGGACTATGGACTGGGCCAGTATGTCAATCTTACCAGGCAGTGGGTTGAAAACGGACAGACGCTGCTGTCTGCCACACCTCAGGACTTTGAGAAG GAAATGGGTATGAAGAATCCACTGCACAGGAAGAAGCTGCAGCTCGCTCTGAAGGCATTCCCCACCAAAGTCATAGAGAAATCATCACAACTGGACTACATCTGGGTCACCC GCTGGTTGGATGATATCGGCTTGCCTCAGTACAAAGACCACTTCCATGAGGCCCGAGTGGATGGTCGAATGATACAATACCTCACAGTG AATGACCTCTTGACTCTGAAGGTCACCAGTCAGCTTCACCACCTCAGTATTAAATGTGCCATCCACGTTCTTCACGCCAACAAATTTAACCCCAATTGTCTCAGGCGTAGGCCAGGGGAAGAG AAGCAGCCCTCCCCCTCAGAGGTGGTGCAGTGGTCTAATCACCGCGTCATGGAGTGGCTGAGAGCGGTCGATCTGGCCGAGTTTGCTCCCAACCTACGGGGCAGCGGCGTCCACGGCGGGCTGAtt ATCCTGGAGCCTCGCTTCAGCTCGGAGACTTTAGCCCTACTTTTAAACATACCTCCTCAGAAAACGTTGCTCCGCCGCCACCTCGCCACTGCCTTCTCTACCCTGGTGGGACATCAGGCCACGCAGGAGAAGCGGGAGTACGGCAACGCCACGGGCCATGTGCCCCTGACTACCACTGCAAAGGTCAAG ccaAAGAAGCTGGGCTTCACGCAGTTCAGTCACCTCAGGAAGAGGAAACCTGATGAATGCGCGGACTACATCTGTCCCATAGACAGCGGGGCGGTGACGCTCAACGGGGTTTCTCGCCTTCCCTCCACAGCGCTCCGCGGCTGCAGCCCCGCCTCGGACCGACAGGCCGCGAAGCGGGAGCTAGTCGGGATAGTAGCTCAGGCTAATAGCCCAAAActatga